The following proteins are encoded in a genomic region of Necator americanus strain Aroian chromosome II, whole genome shotgun sequence:
- a CDS encoding hypothetical protein (NECATOR_CHRII.G6310.T2) — protein MDHTDAQLMLTLLTLLAIFWIQIVQCGSKKKDGEGEDEDEGKGSKASSKKSKKSKSSKKSKKRKTFHVSAFLSGQKQARDQSPMRDVGGCEVDIKMMKILSMSKRCLDTPHSLHVSGSLILVTFI, from the exons ATGGACCATACTGATGCACAGCTGATGTTGACATTGTTAACATTACTCGCGATCTTCTGGATTCAAATAGTACAATGCGGAAGCAAGAAAAAg GATGGTGAAG GTGAAGATGAAGATGAGGGGAAGGGAAGTAAAGCCTCCTccaaaaagagtaaaaagtcaaaatcgtccaaaaaatcgaagaaacgCAAA ACATTCCACGTgtctgcttttctttctggtcAGAAACAGGCCCGTGATCAATCACCGATGCGTGACGTTGGAGGTTGCGAGGTTGACattaaaatgatgaaaattttgtCGATGTCAAAACGGTGCCTCGACACGCCACATAGTCTACACGTTAGTGGTAGCTTGATACTTGTCACTTTTATCTAG
- a CDS encoding hypothetical protein (NECATOR_CHRII.G6313.T1), whose translation MHHWDISFPPPLTHHIGKGVRQGDSIPPKLFTGALQWIIKSLLWEEKGVLVDRRFLPNLLFAERIVLFSRSTDEAETMLKELNEARKNIGPRMNRKKTQVKKNAYCEDGGVQLGGSQIVGTSSYVYLRRSMNMENDLKEELNTRMRAAWAAFALVREATDQRRKPRAIYYTRQLSQCYVTKRRPGQTPLPRLGNYSLHRALERCLLKFNRGTQHLAGLRSA comes from the coding sequence ATGCACCACTGGGACATAAGTTTTCCACCGCCTCTCACACACcacattggaaagggggtacgacaaggcgacaGTATACCGCCGAAACTGTTCACGGGTGCATTACAATGGATAATAAAATCACTTTTATGGGAAGAAAAGGGTGTACTTGTTGATAGAAGATTCCTCCCCAACCTTCTTTTTGCGGAAcgcatcgttctcttttcgcgAAGTACcgatgaagcagaaacgatgctcaaggaattgaacgaagcaagGAAGAACATAGGACCGcgaatgaacagaaagaagacacaggtCAAAAAGAatgcctactgcgaggacggaggagtacaacttggaggctcccaaatcgtgggaacttcgtcatacgtatacctcagacgttctatgaacatggaaaacgacttgaaggaagaactgaatacaaggatgagagcagcgtgggcaGCATTTGCACTCGTCAgagaagctacggaccaacggCGGAAACCTCGTGCCATCTATTACACTAGGCAGCTTTCCCAGTGCTATGTTACGAAGCGGAGAcctgggcagacaccgctgccacgtttGGGAAACTACTCACtacacagagcccttgagagatgtctcctgaagtttaaccgaggcacacaacacctagccggccTTCGAAGCGCATAA
- a CDS encoding hypothetical protein (NECATOR_CHRII.G6312.T1), which translates to MKPGTAPGSDLISADFLRVGGHPLHVILVAHMTSCLQKERNLGQRKTSRTVLIHKKVDREDLRNYRPICLLSVLCIVFTKIIITRISRTLDEAQHQEEAEFRQRFSCMNLIQTVSRVIEACRDTACPLF; encoded by the coding sequence atgaaacctggcacagcccccggatcTGATTtgatatcagcagactttcttcgggttggtggccatccacttcatgtaatcttagtaGCGCACATGACGTCTtgccttcagaaagaaaggaaccTAGGCCAGCgaaagacctcgcgaaccgttcttatccacaAGAAAgttgaccgagaggaccttcggaactaccgtccgatatgcttgctgagcgtgttatgcatagtattcaccaagatcatcatCACGCGTATATCTAGGACACTAGATGAAGCGCAGCATCAAGAAGAAGCTGAATTTCGTCAGAGGTTCAGCTGCATGAATCtaatccagaccgtgtcgagggtcatagaggctTGCCGGGATACCGCCTGTcctttgttctaa
- a CDS encoding hypothetical protein (NECATOR_CHRII.G6311.T1), with protein MRRIDDRWTKRTLEWIPRDAKRPRMRPPTRWGDVFATRMDQLRAPLDTAQGPRQRHSRSLRTSWMTMARERNEWKRCWGPHVQ; from the coding sequence atgagaagaatcgacgatagatggactaagagaacgctagagtggatcccaagggacgctaaacgcccccgaatgagaccgccaacgagatggggtgacgtgttcgccaCACGGATGGATCAGCTGAGAGCTccgctggatacggctcaaggacctcgtcaacgtcactcacgaagcttgagaacatcttggatgacaatggcgagggaacgaaacgagtggaagagatgctggggccctcacgtccagtga